Part of the Chthoniobacterales bacterium genome is shown below.
AGTCTTCGGACATAGCCAGCGGTGTGGCGTCCAAGGCGGAGACAATCTTGCGGCCACGAATCATGTGCCCGGCACTGCCAGCAAGCCCTTTCTGCGGCGGGCACTTGGAAGCAGTCCAGCCGCGCCGGGCATCAAGCTTCCACGTATCGCCACACCGTGCCAGCAATCGGCTGTCATGGATCTCGATGCACAGCTGAAATTCATTGCCGGCACCCCGGTTGGGCCGGCCTTGCAACTTCTTCCGAACCCCCTGTATGGCGAGTGTCCGTGGCGCTTTATTTCGAGTGGCACGTGGAAACGCTTCCGGTCG
Proteins encoded:
- a CDS encoding prepilin-type N-terminal cleavage/methylation domain-containing protein, with translation MPICRCQSALREQCTPVLCFTGHASGFRYAWFQRGVTLVEVLVVVAVIALLAALLFPLGARMMKSSDIASGVASKAETILRPRIMCPALPASPFCGGHLEAVQPRRASSFHVSPHRASNRLSWISMHS